A stretch of the Theropithecus gelada isolate Dixy chromosome 7a, Tgel_1.0, whole genome shotgun sequence genome encodes the following:
- the SNURF gene encoding SNRPN upstream reading frame protein, with translation MERARDRLHLRRTTEQHVPEVEVQVKRRRTASLSNQECQLYPRRSQQQQVPVVDFQAELRQAFLAETPRGG, from the exons gGATCGCTTACACCTGAGACGAACTACAGAACAGCACGTACCAGAGGTGGAAGTCCAAGTCAAACGCAGAAGGACTGCCTCACTGAGCAACCAAGA GTGTCAGTTGTACCCGAGGCGTTCCCAGCAGCAGCAAGTACCTGTGGTGGATTTCCAGGCTGAACTGAGGCAGGCATTCTTAGCTGAGACACCAAGAGGTGGTTAA